One Punica granatum isolate Tunisia-2019 chromosome 3, ASM765513v2, whole genome shotgun sequence genomic window carries:
- the LOC116200770 gene encoding GDSL esterase/lipase EXL3-like → MRTEGYPKPSFLSPYSSSIVVRILILITICIEILISFLGGKSSAAGALQSNGSPRVPAVIVFGDSIVDPGNNNNIKTLVKCNFPPYGRDFTGGKPTGRFSNGRVPSDFLAELFGVKEYLPAYLDPNLKTEDLLTGVSFASGATGYDPLTPQIASALSMSEQLKLFKEYVGKITAAVGEEQAATIVTESIYIIVCGSDDIANTYFITPFRKAQYDVPSYTDLMVDSASSFFKELYGQGARTIGVISVPPIGCVPSQRTLSGGLERGCSEKANQAAQLFNSKLSARIDALNAQLPGSRLIYLDIYSPFLDLIRNPSKDGFEVGNRGCCGTGNIEVSVLCTRLSDPKTCKDDTKFVFWDSYHPTERAYKILTTRTYNKYKSMFY, encoded by the exons ATGAGGACTGAGGGCTACCCTAAGCCCTCTTTCCTCTCACCCTATTCTTCTTCAATAGTAGTTAGAATTCTCATCCTCATCACCATTTGTATCGAGATCTTGATTTCGTTTCTCGGTGGAAAATCTTCGGCCGCGGGGGCTCTCCAAAGTAATGGGTCGCCGAGGGTGCCGGCAGTCATTGTGTTCGGGGACTCAATTGTCGATCCGGGCAATAACAACAACATAAAGACTCTGGTGAAGTGCAATTTCCCCCCTTATGGGAGGGACTTCACGGGAGGGAAACCTACGGGGAGGTTTAGCAATGGAAGAGTCCCCTCCGATTTCTTAG CGGAACTATTTGGGGTGAAGGAATACCTGCCGGCGTACTTGGACCCTAATCTGAAGACTGAAGACCTCCTCACTGGCGTCAGCTTCGCCTCCGGTGCCACCGGCTACGATCCTCTCACTCCCCAAATCGCA TCAGCATTGTCAATGTCGGAGCAACTGAAACTCTTTAAGGAATACGTGGGGAAGATAACGGCAGCGGTCGGAGAAGAGCAGGCGGCAACTATTGTGACGGAGAGCATATACATAATAGTCTGTGGAAGCGACGACATCGCCAACACGTACTTCATCACTCCCTTCCGGAAAGCCCAATACGACGTGCCCTCCTATACCGACCTCATGGTTGATTCGGCCTCGAGTTTCTTTAAG GAACTGTACGGGCAGGGGGCGAGGACGATCGGGGTGATAAGTGTGCCGCCTATAGGGTGTGTGCCGTCACAGAGAACCCTCAGCGGTGGCTTGGAGAGGGGGTGCTCAGAGAAAGCGAATCAAGCGGCTCAGCTCTTCAACTCGAAGCTTTCTGCTCGGATTGACGCTCTGAATGCACAGCTTCCTGGGAGCAGGCTCATCTACTTGGACATCTACTCCCCTTTCCTCGACCTCATCAGGAATCCTTCTAAAGATG GATTCGAGGTCGGGAACAGGGGATGTTGTGGCACGGGAAATATAGAGGTCAGCGTACTATGCACTCGTCTATCTGACCCCAAAACTTGCAAGGATGACACTAAGTTCGTGTTCTGGGACAGCTACCACCCGACAGAGAGAGCCTACAAGATACTCACCACGCGTACATACAATAAGTACAAAAGCATGTTTTACTAA